GTATTGGCCTGCTGCAACTGGCTAATTTTGTGGAAGCCGGTTTACAGGAGGGCGTAGTGCAAACGACGAATCACGCGCCAGTATCATGTTAGTTCGGGTCGAAATCCCCGTCGATGCCGCAGGGATCGACAGCTTATTGCGCCGTGCTTTTCCAACGGGAGCGGAAGCGGATCTGGTTCATCAACTGCGTGAAGATGGTTTATTGACGCTCGGCGTCGTGGCAACCGACGATGAAGGCGGCGTAGTGGGCTACGCGGCATTCAGCCCGGTGCTGATCGACGGTGAGGATCGACAGTGGGTGGCGCTTGCGCCGCTGGCGGTAGAAGAGAGCCTGCGCCGACAGGGCGTGGGAGAGAAGCTGGTTTACGAAGGGTTGGATGCGCTGAATGAATTTAGCTACACCGCCGTCGTCGTGCTGGGCGAGCCAGCGTACTACTCTCGCTTTGGCTTCGTTCCGGCGACAGAGCACCAGTTGCATTGTCGCTGGCCAGACAGTGAGTCCGCTTTTCAGGTCTACCCACTGGCGGACAACCATGTTGTCGTCGAAGGGCACTCTGAGAGCGAAAGCGGCTTTGAAAGCGCGAGCGGGCTGGTTGAATACGCCGAACCGTTTAACCGCTTTCTCTAGTTGATAGCGTATCAATACAAATTGTTTGAAATACAAAGCGTCTGAGGCTGGTCTTGTACCAGCCTTTCTTTTTGGCTTTTACTGAGTTGCTTAATGCGATGCTCCAGTTTGAGTGCGTTGGAGCGATCACCCACCAGACAGTGAAACGCCAGCGTTAATTCCCCTTTTCCCCGCAGCGCTTTTGCCCCTTTCCCCGTTTGATGCTCGTTCAGACGACGGCTGACATCCGTGGTGATCCCCGTATACAGCGCTCCGCTGACCGTGCGCAGTATGTACAGATACCAGAGGGAATGTTCGGTGTGTTCAGTCATGGTGTGTTCTGTAGATTATTGTTTGAAAAAGTGGTTTGACACAGCTAAACATAAATAGCACCTCACACCAATCGTATTTCAAATAACGAGTATTTCAAACAACGAGTATTTCAAACCACGTGCATTTCAAAGCACTTGCCTTTCAAAGAATGGACACGGCATCACATTACTGGCTGTTATTCAAAGACATCTATTTCTTTTACGGATAGGGAAAAACGTATGGCACTGAAGCGATATATACCGCTCGCGCTGGCTGTCACTGGCGTTAAGTTGCTGAGTGCCCGCATTGGTTCAACAGGTAGTCGGTGCCCATGTGCTGTAGACAACGCTGTCAGCATGATTCCCCAGACTGACCTTATTCAGGGAAGTGTGTGTGATTAAAATCACATATAATCACTATCTATTGCATTTCTCTTACATCAAGTGTGAATGAATGCACAAAATAGTCTGTCATGGCGTGTTCAAATGTCTGACGGGTTCAAGTTTTTAAGCCGTTTCTTTCGGTGTTGAAATCATCACAGGATGAAGGGCAGAGGAAGGCTGATTGCGGTGAGAAGGATCTTAGTGCCGCTACAGGTTGTTTCTCCTGAGCGCTATCTTCAAGGAACCAAGTCCGCTCGCCAAACGTGCTGGTTTACACCAGTTAATGTTCAGGGCCGGTTAGACCGGCTGACGAGTTGGAGTGTTGTATGACCAAGCTGACCACGGCCGCGCAACGTGCGCTGGCGCTGATGGATTTAACCACGCTGAATGAAGATGATACGGATGAAAAAGTGACGGTGCTCTGCCGTCAGGCGAATAGCCCGGCAGGGAAAACGGCTGCTATCTGTATCTATCCACGTTTTATCCCCTTGGCGAAAAAGATCCTGCGTGAGCAAGGTACGCCGGATATTCGTATTGCGACGGTAACCAACTTCCCGCACGGCAATGATGATGTTGAGATTGCGGTTGCAGAAACGAAGGCGGCAATCGCTTACGGCGCTGATGAAGTTGATGTCGTGTTCCCTTACCGTGCACTGATGGCAGGCAATGCTCACATCGGTTTTGAACTGGTGAAGGCGTGCAAAACGGTGTGTCAGGATGCCCATGTGCTGTTGAAAGTGATCATCGAAACGGGCGAATTGAAACAGGATGCGCTGATTCGTCAGGCGAGTGAAATTGCCATTGATGCGGGTGCGGATTTCATTAAAACCTCAACCGGTAAAGTGCCCGTGAACGCGACGCCGGAGAGTGCGGCGATCATGTTGAAAACGATCCGCGATAAAGGTGTAGGCGATCACGTTGGTTTTAAAGCGGCGGGTGGTGTGCGTAACGCGGAAGATGCCGCCATCTATCTGCAACTGGCGGACGATATCATGGGGGCTGAATGGGCGACGGCGCAGCATTTTCGCTTTGGTGCCTCCAGCCTGTTGGCAAGCCTGCTGACCACGCTCGGCCACGGAACCGCGACTCCGCAAGGTAGTTACTAATCACGCACAGACGGTGCGCGATTTTATTCGTGACAACATTTTGTTTATGAAAGCATTTTTGCAAAACAGCAAATGCACTCGCAGCGACAGGCTGCGGAGCCATATCCGAATTCATCAGGAGTACAGACTTTGTTGCTGATTCAGGAAATTATTCGTAAGAAGCGTGACGGAAAAGCACTGAGTGAAGAAGAAATCCGCTTCTTTATCAACGGTATTCGTGACAATACCGTCTCCGAAGGCCAGATTGCGGCTCTGGCGATGACCATTTATTTTCATGACATGTCGATGGATGAACGCGTGGCGCTGACGCTGGCGATGCGTGATTCCGGCACAGTGCTGGACTGGAAAAGCCTGAACCTGAACGGCCCTCTGGTGGACAAACACTCTACCGGCGGCGTGGGCGATGTGACGTCGCTGATGCTGGGGCCGATGGTCGCTGCCTGCGGGGGCTACGTCCCGATGATCTCCGGGCGTGGTTTAGGCCATACCGGCGGCACGTTGGATAAGCTCGAAGCGATTCCTGGGCTGGATATCTTCCCGAACGATGACGATTTTCGCCGCATCATCCAGCAGGTTGGCGTCGCAATCATTGGGCAAACCTCCTCGCTGGCACCGGCGGATAAACGCTTTTATGCCACGCGTGACATTACCGCCACGGTCGATTCCATCCCGTTAATCACCGCGTCGATTCTGGCGAAGAAGCTGGCTGAAGGGCTGGATGCGCTGGTGATGGACGTTAAAGTGGGTTCCGGGGCGTTCATGCCGACCTATGAACTGTCCGAGCAACTGGCACAGGCGA
The genomic region above belongs to Pectobacterium colocasium and contains:
- a CDS encoding GNAT family N-acetyltransferase, producing MLVRVEIPVDAAGIDSLLRRAFPTGAEADLVHQLREDGLLTLGVVATDDEGGVVGYAAFSPVLIDGEDRQWVALAPLAVEESLRRQGVGEKLVYEGLDALNEFSYTAVVVLGEPAYYSRFGFVPATEHQLHCRWPDSESAFQVYPLADNHVVVEGHSESESGFESASGLVEYAEPFNRFL
- a CDS encoding GIY-YIG nuclease family protein gives rise to the protein MTEHTEHSLWYLYILRTVSGALYTGITTDVSRRLNEHQTGKGAKALRGKGELTLAFHCLVGDRSNALKLEHRIKQLSKSQKERLVQDQPQTLCISNNLY
- the deoC gene encoding deoxyribose-phosphate aldolase, with amino-acid sequence MTKLTTAAQRALALMDLTTLNEDDTDEKVTVLCRQANSPAGKTAAICIYPRFIPLAKKILREQGTPDIRIATVTNFPHGNDDVEIAVAETKAAIAYGADEVDVVFPYRALMAGNAHIGFELVKACKTVCQDAHVLLKVIIETGELKQDALIRQASEIAIDAGADFIKTSTGKVPVNATPESAAIMLKTIRDKGVGDHVGFKAAGGVRNAEDAAIYLQLADDIMGAEWATAQHFRFGASSLLASLLTTLGHGTATPQGSY
- the deoA gene encoding thymidine phosphorylase, translated to MLLIQEIIRKKRDGKALSEEEIRFFINGIRDNTVSEGQIAALAMTIYFHDMSMDERVALTLAMRDSGTVLDWKSLNLNGPLVDKHSTGGVGDVTSLMLGPMVAACGGYVPMISGRGLGHTGGTLDKLEAIPGLDIFPNDDDFRRIIQQVGVAIIGQTSSLAPADKRFYATRDITATVDSIPLITASILAKKLAEGLDALVMDVKVGSGAFMPTYELSEQLAQAIVGVANNAGCRTSALLTDMNQVLASSAGNALEVREAVRFLTGESRNPRLYDVTMALCGEMLLAGGLASSADDAQSRLQAVLDNGKAADVFGRMVAAQRGPGDFVEHYDRYLPVATLSKPVFAMREGIVTAMDTRALGMAVVSLGGGRRQATDTIDYSVGLDSMISLGERVDAQRPLAVIHANTEAQWQQAANEVRAAIQLGDTAPEKTPMVYRRVSAEA